In Miscanthus floridulus cultivar M001 unplaced genomic scaffold, ASM1932011v1 os_1979_1_2, whole genome shotgun sequence, the following are encoded in one genomic region:
- the LOC136534482 gene encoding uncharacterized protein, which yields MTMLLQFGRLCDLLENVQLSSDPDVLSWHLTESGNYSAASAYGAMFLGSSPVRGAAQLWKTAAPPRVRFFYWLALQDRCWTGERRHRHGLQPTDACITYDQEPEIIDHILLGCAYSREVWATWMDWLHLPNVDVRPQPFMEWWLSNRKRVDKHFRRGFDSIVFLIGWMLWKQRNARTFDGSTRTARELAVDIRLVTEDWRMAGYRQPGILLSGR from the coding sequence ATGACGATGCTTCTTCAGTTTGGGAGGCTATGTGATTTGCTAGAGAATGTTCAGCTCTCATCCGATCCAGACGTCCTTTCTTGGCACCTGACTGAGAGCGGGAACTACTCGGCCGCATCTGCTTATGGGGCCATGTTCCTTGGCTCTTCGCCGGTTAGAGGCGCTGCACAGTTGTGGAAGACGGCTGCGCCGCCCCGTGTCCGCTTCTTCTATTGGCTGGCTTTGCAGGATAGATGCTGGACCGGCGAGCGTCGTCACCGCCATGGCCTTCAACCAACGGACGCTTGCATCACCTACGACCAGGAGCCAGAGATAATTGATCACATCTTGCTGGGCTGTGCATACAGCCGCGAGGTCTGGGCGACCTGGATGGACTGGCTTCACTTGCCTAATGTGGATGTTCGCCCGCAGCCGTTCATGGAGTGGTGGCTGTCCAATAGGAAGCGCGTCGACAAGCACTTCAGGCGCGGGTTTGACTCCATCGTGTTCTTGATCGGTTGGATGCTTTGGAAACAAAGGAACGCGAGGACCTTTGATGGCAGTACACGTACAGCGAGGGAGCTCGCCGTGGACATTCGCCTCGTCACGGAGGACTGGCGAATGGCTGGGTACAGGCAGCCCGGCATCCTTCTGTCTGGACGCTGA
- the LOC136534484 gene encoding uncharacterized protein, producing MAGGFRVLHLVRPFLAFLPEVQSADRKIPFREKVIYTVISLFIFLVCSQLPLYGIHSTTGADPFYWMRVILASNRGTVMELGITPIVTSGMVVQLLVGSKIIEVDNSVREDRALLNGAQKLLGILIAIGEAVAYVLSGMYGSVNQLGTGNAILIILQLFFAGIIVICLDELLQKGYGLGSGISLFIATNICENIIWKAFSPTTINSGRGAEFEGAVIALFHLLITRTDKVRALREAFYRQNLPNVTNLLATVLVFLIVIYFQGFRVVLPVRSKNARGQQGSYPIKLFYTSNMPIILHSALITNLYFISQLLYRKYSGNFLVNLLGKWKESEYSGHSVPVGGLAYYVTAPSSLADVLANPFHALFYVVFMLSACALFSKTWIEVSGSSAKDVAKQLKEQQMVMPGHRESNLQKELNRYIPTAAAFGGVCIGALTVLADFMGAIGSGTGILLAVTIIYQYFETFEKERATELGFFGF from the exons ATGGCTGGCGGTTTTCGAGTACTGCATCTTGTGAGGCCATTTCTGGCTTTCTTGCCAGAAGTACAGAGTGCTGATAGGAAAATACCATTCAGAGAGAAAGTGATCTACACGGTCATTTCTCTCTTCATTTTCCTGGTCTGCAGTCAGCTCCCGCTCTATGGCATTCATTCAACTACTGGTGCTGACCCTTTCTACTGGATGCGTGTTATTCTTGCTTCAAACCGTGGTACTGTTATGGAACTGGGTATCACTCCAATTGTGACATCTGGAATGGTGGTGCAACTTCTAGTGGGATCAAAGATTATTGAAGTTGACAACAGTGTGAGGGAGGATCGTGCTCTGCT GAATGGTGCGCAGAAGTTGCTTGGTATCCTGATTGCTATTGGAGAAGCTGTGGCATATGTTCTCTCTGGAATGTATGGCAGTGTGAACCAACTTGGAACTGGGAATGCTATTCTCATTATACTTCAGCTTTTCTTTGCTGGTATCATTGTCATCTGTCTAGATGAACTCCTACAGAAAGGCTATGGTTTGGGGTCTGGTATCTCTCTGTTCATTGCTACTAATATCTG TGAGAATATCATCTGGAAGGCATTTAGCCCAACAACCATCAACAGTGGGCGTGGTGCTGAATTTGAAGGGGCAGTCATTGCATTGTTCCATCTGTTGATTACTCGAACTGATAAAGTCCGTGCTCTACGCGAGGCTTTCTACCGTCAGAATCTTCCAAATGTGACCAATTTACTTGCTACTGTCTTGGTCTTCCTCATAGTTATCTACTTCCAAGGCTTCCGTGTTGTGCTTCCAGTGAGGTCAAAGAATGCTCGTGGTCAACAAGGCTCATACCCAATCAAGCTGTTCTACACTTCCAACATGCCTATCATTCTGCACTCTGCACTGATTACCAACCTCTATTTCATATCCCAG CTTCTCTACAGGAAATACAGTGGAAATTTCCTTGTTAACCTTCTTGGGAAATGGAAGGAATCTGAGTACTCTGGCCATTCTGTTCCTGTTGGTGGTCTTGCTTACTATGTGACTGCACCATCAAG CTTGGCTGATGTTCTGGCAAATCCATTCCATGCATTGTTCTATGTGGTCTTTATGCTGTCAGCCTGTGCTCTCTTCTCAAAGACATGGATTGAAGTTTCTGGTTCATCAGCGAAGGATGTTGCTAAGCAGCTGAAG GAACAACAAATGGTGATGCCAGGTCATCGTGAGTCAAACCTGCAAAAGGAACTGAACAGATACATCCCAACTGCTGCAGCATTTGGTGGAGTGTGCATTGGTGCGTTGACTGTTCTAGCTGATTTCATGGGTGCAATCGGCTCAGGAACTGGTATTCTGCTCGCTGTCACAATCATATACCAGTACTTTGAGACATTCGAGAAGGAAAGGGCGACCGAGCTTGGTTTCTTTGGTTTCTAA
- the LOC136534485 gene encoding casein kinase II subunit alpha-4, chloroplastic-like has translation MHRDVKPHNVMIDHEKRQLRLIDWGLAEFYHPKMEYNARVASRCYKGPELLVDLLDYDYSLDLWSLGCMFAAMIFRVDPFFSGQDNYDQLVKITEVLGTGDLYDYLEKYGLQLDPQFERLVGRHNRKPWSKFVNARNRHLATPEAIDLVDKLLRYDHQERPTAKETMADPYFNPVRSSESKTNS, from the exons ATGCACCGAGATGTCAAACCCCACAATGTCATGATTGACCATGAAAAACGCCAGCTTCGTCTTATTGATTGGGGTCTTGCAGAGTTCTATCATCCCAAGATGGAATATAATGCTAGAGTTGCTTCAAG ATGCTACAAGGGTCCTGAACTACTTGTGGATTTGTTAGATTATGATTACTCTTTAGATTTGTGGAGCCTTGGTTGCATGTTCGCAGCAATG ATATTCCGAGTGGACCCTTTCTTTAGTGGCCAGGATAATTATGATCAATTAGTGAAAATAACTGAG GTTCTTGGCACAGGAGATTTGTATGACTACCTTGAAAAATATGGCCTGCAGCTTGACCCACAGTTTGAAAGACTTGTTGGAag ACATAATAGGAAACCATGGTCCAAGTTTGTCAATGCTAGGAACAGACACCTTGCGACACCTGAG GCTATTGATTTGGTAGATAAACTCCTCCGGTATGATCACCAGGAAAGGCCTACAGCCAAGGAAACCATG GCTGACCCGTATTTCAATCCAGTAAGAAGTTCCGAAAGCAAGACAAATTCATAA